In Streptomyces canus, one DNA window encodes the following:
- a CDS encoding GNAT family N-acetyltransferase — translation MLLTSLPLTPDHDIPAPLLTELTALYAANRDFMALSGDFPDPDDIRPEQVAAALAEELAHPDAEVLLARSEGRLVGVAITLARHPDPADPDPWIGLLMVDADVHRQGYGRRLAALVEDRFRTEGRTAVRLAVLDGNDRALAFWTALGYEVIDHRSDLQHGRPCSVLRKPLSEG, via the coding sequence ATGCTCCTCACCTCCCTCCCCCTCACCCCCGACCACGACATCCCGGCGCCCCTCCTGACCGAACTCACCGCCCTGTACGCCGCCAACCGTGACTTCATGGCCCTCAGCGGGGACTTCCCGGACCCGGACGACATCCGGCCGGAGCAGGTGGCGGCGGCGCTGGCCGAGGAGCTGGCGCATCCGGACGCGGAGGTGCTGCTGGCGCGCAGTGAGGGCCGGCTGGTCGGGGTGGCCATCACGCTCGCCCGGCACCCGGACCCGGCCGACCCGGACCCGTGGATCGGGCTGCTGATGGTGGACGCGGACGTACATCGGCAGGGCTACGGCCGTCGGCTCGCCGCCCTCGTCGAGGACCGCTTCCGCACCGAGGGCCGCACCGCCGTACGTCTCGCCGTCCTCGACGGCAACGACCGCGCCCTCGCCTTCTGGACGGCCCTCGGCTACGAGGTCATCGACCACCGGTCGGACCTGCAACACGGGCGGCCCTGCTCGGTGTTGCGCAAGCCGCTGTCGGAGGGCTGA
- a CDS encoding TerD family protein, which produces MAVSLSKGGNVSLTKEAPGLTAVTVGLGWDVRTTTGTDFDLDASAIAVNTEGKVYSDGHFVFFNNKQTPDQTIVHTGDNRTGEGAGDDEAINVNLAGLPADIDKIVFPVSIYDAENRSQNFGQVRNAYIRIVNQAGGAEIARYDLSEDAATETAMVFGELYRNGAEWKFRAVGQGYASGLVGIATDFGVNV; this is translated from the coding sequence ATGGCTGTAAGCCTGTCCAAGGGTGGCAACGTCTCGCTCACCAAGGAGGCTCCGGGCCTGACCGCCGTCACCGTGGGCCTCGGCTGGGACGTCCGCACCACCACCGGCACGGACTTCGACCTCGACGCCTCCGCGATCGCGGTCAACACGGAGGGCAAGGTCTACTCCGACGGTCACTTCGTCTTCTTCAACAACAAGCAGACCCCGGACCAGACCATCGTCCACACCGGTGACAACCGCACCGGCGAGGGCGCCGGCGACGACGAGGCGATCAACGTCAACCTGGCCGGCCTCCCGGCCGACATCGACAAGATCGTCTTCCCGGTCTCGATCTACGACGCGGAGAACCGCTCGCAGAACTTCGGCCAGGTCCGCAACGCCTACATCCGCATCGTCAACCAGGCCGGCGGCGCCGAGATCGCCCGCTACGACCTCTCCGAGGACGCGGCCACGGAGACGGCGATGGTCTTCGGCGAGCTGTACCGCAACGGCGCGGAGTGGAAGTTCCGCGCGGTGGGCCAGGGCTACGCGTCCGGCCTGGTGGGCATCGCGACGGACTTCGGCGTGAACGTCTGA
- a CDS encoding sigma-70 family RNA polymerase sigma factor → MGDDDFLAERFEAHRGQLRAVARRMLGSAAEAEDAVQETWVRMSRSDTTHVDNLAGWLTTVVGRVCLDMLRSRRSRAEQPLEAEVPVPATVADPEQDVLLADSVGSALLVVLDTLTPAERLAFVLHDLFAVPYDEIAGVIAKSPAAARQLASRARRRVRGAQATDTDRTRRRELVDAFLAAAREGDFDRLLEVLDPDVVVRTEVGVTTGAPAVAKGATSYSRHIIGVAVPVLVEGRTGIALLRDGRVERTLAFTFVHDRIAVIDITTDPVRAARSEITFV, encoded by the coding sequence ATGGGCGACGACGACTTCCTGGCCGAACGCTTCGAGGCGCACCGGGGGCAGCTGCGGGCGGTGGCGCGGCGGATGCTCGGGTCGGCGGCCGAGGCCGAGGACGCGGTGCAGGAGACGTGGGTGCGGATGAGCCGGTCGGACACCACGCACGTCGACAACCTCGCCGGCTGGCTGACGACCGTCGTGGGCCGGGTCTGCCTCGACATGCTCCGCTCCCGCAGGTCCCGTGCCGAACAGCCCCTGGAAGCCGAGGTACCGGTGCCGGCCACCGTCGCCGATCCCGAACAGGACGTCCTCCTCGCCGACTCGGTCGGCAGCGCCCTCCTCGTCGTCCTCGACACCCTCACCCCCGCCGAACGGCTCGCCTTCGTCCTCCACGACCTCTTCGCCGTCCCCTACGACGAGATCGCCGGCGTCATCGCCAAGTCCCCGGCGGCCGCCCGCCAGCTCGCCAGCCGGGCCCGGCGCCGGGTGCGGGGCGCCCAGGCCACCGACACCGATCGGACGCGCCGGCGTGAACTCGTCGACGCCTTCCTGGCCGCCGCGCGCGAGGGTGACTTCGACCGGCTGCTGGAGGTCCTCGACCCGGATGTCGTGGTGCGCACGGAGGTCGGGGTGACGACAGGGGCGCCGGCTGTCGCCAAGGGGGCGACGAGCTACTCGCGGCACATCATCGGCGTCGCGGTGCCCGTTCTCGTCGAGGGCCGCACCGGCATCGCGCTCCTACGGGACGGCCGCGTGGAGCGGACCCTCGCGTTCACGTTCGTACACGACCGGATCGCCGTGATCGACATCACCACGGACCCGGTCCGGGCGGCCCGGTCGGAGATCACCTTCGTCTAG
- a CDS encoding GNAT family N-acetyltransferase: MTFAPRLEEITPGNFETATGIRVRPEQEFAISPVMQSLAEAYVHPAGVAWPRLIVDGDRTVGFLMAFLDIDWRADGGSVVRSGLWRLNIAADAQGRGYGRFAVESVAAELRRRGTKELYVTWHEGDNGPAEFYLRLGFRRTGELSGGETVGVLSLD; encoded by the coding sequence ATGACATTCGCACCCCGCCTCGAAGAGATCACACCCGGGAATTTCGAAACGGCGACCGGCATACGGGTCCGCCCCGAGCAGGAATTCGCGATCTCCCCGGTCATGCAGTCCCTCGCCGAGGCCTACGTGCATCCCGCGGGCGTCGCCTGGCCCCGTCTGATCGTCGACGGCGACCGCACGGTCGGCTTCCTGATGGCCTTCCTCGACATCGACTGGCGCGCCGACGGCGGCAGCGTCGTCCGCTCCGGTCTGTGGCGGCTGAACATCGCGGCCGACGCCCAGGGCAGGGGCTACGGCCGTTTCGCCGTCGAGTCCGTGGCCGCGGAGCTGCGCCGCCGGGGCACGAAGGAGTTGTACGTCACCTGGCACGAGGGCGACAACGGCCCGGCGGAGTTCTATCTGCGGCTCGGTTTCCGCCGGACCGGGGAGCTGAGCGGGGGCGAGACGGTCGGGGTGTTGAGCCTCGACTAG
- a CDS encoding flavin reductase family protein, giving the protein MPNTPPATAPMIPPPASGHAVGVSNDEFRAAMSRLAAGVVLVTAFEPPLDAEGPGGEDVGMTATAFLSVSLDPPLVLVSLRTGSRMDDLLDEQPHWAVSVLSESQRHIAGRFAMKGRISDRLLFEDIPYVRGAATGAALVGGALATLECRTEQRVEAGDHVLVIGRVLTADVPSADGGPLTYFRGRYRQLG; this is encoded by the coding sequence GTGCCGAACACTCCCCCCGCCACCGCCCCGATGATCCCTCCGCCCGCTTCCGGGCATGCTGTGGGGGTGAGCAACGACGAGTTCCGCGCCGCCATGTCCCGGCTGGCCGCGGGCGTGGTCCTGGTGACCGCGTTCGAGCCCCCGCTCGACGCCGAGGGACCAGGCGGCGAGGACGTCGGCATGACGGCCACGGCCTTCCTGTCGGTCTCCCTGGATCCGCCTCTCGTGCTGGTCAGCCTGCGTACGGGCTCCCGCATGGACGACCTGCTCGACGAGCAACCCCACTGGGCGGTCTCCGTCCTGTCCGAGAGCCAGCGCCACATCGCGGGCCGTTTCGCCATGAAGGGCCGCATCAGCGACCGCCTCCTGTTCGAGGACATCCCGTACGTCCGCGGCGCGGCCACCGGCGCCGCACTGGTGGGCGGTGCCCTCGCCACCCTGGAGTGCCGCACCGAACAGCGCGTGGAGGCCGGCGACCACGTGCTGGTGATCGGCCGCGTCCTGACGGCCGACGTACCGAGCGCGGACGGCGGGCCGCTGACCTATTTCCGGGGCAGGTACCGCCAGCTGGGATGA
- a CDS encoding zinc-binding dehydrogenase → MHAIRLHTFGPAENLTYEQTDDPAPAPGQVRIAVRAAGVHLLDTALREGQQGPLPRPTTLPTIPGREVAGVVESLGDGVAELWLGKRVAAHLGFAPGGYAELAVTDVDRVHEIPGNLDFAQAVAMIGTGRTAMGILQFAELGPDSVAVVPAAAGGIGTLLVQYAKNAGATVVGLAGGPSKTAQVHANGADLAVDYKDSAWPGKVRAFLGGRPATVVFDGVGGEVARECVALLGDQGRHIVFGWSGEGIHDGRPYLVEGVSEQVLGPVMAQKAGGPHPIRTLELRALAEAAAGRLTPAVQRFPLADAAAAHRALETRGTTGKVVLEP, encoded by the coding sequence ATGCACGCCATCCGCCTGCACACCTTCGGCCCCGCCGAGAACCTCACCTACGAGCAGACCGACGACCCGGCACCGGCCCCCGGCCAGGTCCGTATCGCCGTACGGGCGGCCGGTGTCCACCTCCTGGACACCGCCCTGCGCGAGGGGCAGCAGGGACCGCTGCCCCGGCCGACCACGCTGCCCACCATCCCCGGCCGGGAGGTCGCCGGAGTCGTCGAGTCCCTCGGGGACGGCGTCGCCGAGCTGTGGCTCGGCAAGCGCGTGGCCGCTCACCTGGGCTTCGCTCCCGGCGGTTACGCCGAACTCGCCGTCACCGATGTCGACCGCGTCCACGAGATCCCCGGGAACCTCGACTTCGCCCAGGCCGTCGCCATGATCGGCACGGGCCGTACGGCGATGGGGATCCTGCAGTTCGCCGAGCTCGGCCCGGACTCGGTGGCCGTGGTCCCGGCGGCCGCCGGAGGCATCGGCACGCTCCTCGTGCAGTACGCGAAGAACGCCGGAGCGACCGTCGTCGGTCTCGCGGGCGGACCGTCGAAAACGGCACAGGTGCACGCCAACGGCGCCGATCTCGCCGTCGACTACAAGGACTCCGCGTGGCCCGGGAAGGTCCGCGCCTTCCTCGGCGGCCGGCCCGCCACGGTGGTCTTCGACGGCGTGGGCGGCGAGGTCGCCCGCGAGTGCGTCGCCCTTCTCGGCGACCAAGGCCGGCACATCGTCTTCGGCTGGTCCGGCGAGGGGATCCACGACGGCCGGCCGTACCTCGTCGAAGGCGTCTCCGAGCAGGTCCTCGGGCCCGTCATGGCACAGAAGGCCGGCGGCCCCCACCCGATCCGCACCCTCGAACTGCGCGCCCTCGCCGAAGCCGCCGCGGGCCGTCTCACCCCCGCCGTACAGCGTTTCCCGCTCGCCGACGCGGCCGCCGCGCACCGGGCGCTGGAGACCCGCGGCACGACCGGAAAGGTGGTCCTGGAGCCATGA
- a CDS encoding MFS transporter, with product MSVTQSAESADPRRWWGLVVIALAQLMVVLDATIVNIALPSAQQDLGMSDANRQWVITAYTLAFGGLLLLGGRIADLVGRKRTFVIGLVGFAAASALGGAATGSGMLFAARALQGAFAALLAPSALSLLTTTFTDPKERGKAFGIYGALAGSGSAIGFIVGGLLTEYLNWRWCLYVNVPIAVAAVFGALALLHDRPGHAGARLDVPGALLGCGGLVAIVYGFSEAQPRGWSDPLVLTLIAGGVVLLAVFVWWQSRAPMPLLPLHIVKDRNRAGCFLTMGLAVIGMFGLFLFMTYYLQVVMAYSPVRTGLAFLPMTAAIIVGSTQISARLMNRVPPRMLMAPGMVLAAGGMLILTQMTVNSSYATEILPALLLMGLGMGLTFMPVFSTATAGVAPHDSGVTSATINTSQQVGGSIGTALLNTIATTSSTAYVAAHLTDPSKKALIVSEGVVHGYTVAIWWAVGIMLLAGLIAGLMVTAKPPKQGAPAGAPVPESVA from the coding sequence ATGAGCGTCACCCAGTCAGCCGAATCGGCGGACCCCCGTCGCTGGTGGGGCCTGGTGGTCATCGCCCTCGCGCAGCTGATGGTCGTCCTCGACGCGACCATCGTGAACATCGCGCTTCCCTCCGCACAGCAGGACCTGGGCATGTCCGACGCCAACCGGCAGTGGGTCATCACCGCCTACACGCTCGCCTTCGGCGGCCTCCTCCTGCTCGGCGGCCGCATCGCCGACCTGGTGGGCCGCAAGCGCACCTTCGTGATCGGCCTGGTCGGCTTCGCCGCCGCCTCCGCACTCGGCGGCGCCGCCACCGGCTCCGGCATGCTCTTCGCGGCCCGCGCCCTCCAGGGCGCGTTCGCGGCCTTGCTCGCCCCCTCCGCGCTGTCGCTGCTGACCACGACGTTCACCGATCCCAAGGAGCGCGGAAAGGCCTTCGGGATCTACGGCGCTCTCGCGGGCTCCGGTTCCGCCATCGGGTTCATCGTCGGCGGGCTGCTCACCGAGTACCTCAACTGGCGCTGGTGCCTCTACGTCAACGTGCCCATCGCCGTCGCCGCCGTCTTCGGCGCCCTCGCGCTGCTGCACGACCGCCCCGGCCACGCGGGCGCCCGCCTCGACGTGCCCGGTGCGCTGCTGGGCTGCGGCGGCCTGGTCGCGATCGTCTACGGCTTCAGCGAGGCCCAGCCCCGGGGCTGGAGCGACCCCCTGGTGCTGACCCTGATCGCGGGGGGCGTCGTACTCCTCGCGGTCTTCGTGTGGTGGCAGTCCCGGGCCCCCATGCCCCTCCTCCCCCTGCACATCGTCAAGGACCGCAACCGCGCGGGCTGCTTCCTGACCATGGGACTCGCCGTCATCGGGATGTTCGGGCTGTTCCTGTTCATGACCTACTACCTCCAGGTCGTGATGGCCTACTCCCCCGTGCGGACCGGCCTCGCCTTCCTGCCGATGACCGCCGCGATCATCGTCGGCTCCACCCAGATCTCGGCCCGGCTGATGAACCGCGTCCCACCGCGCATGCTCATGGCCCCCGGCATGGTCCTCGCCGCGGGCGGCATGCTGATCCTGACGCAGATGACCGTGAACAGCTCGTACGCGACCGAGATCCTGCCCGCCCTGCTCCTCATGGGCCTCGGCATGGGCCTCACGTTCATGCCGGTGTTCTCCACCGCCACCGCGGGCGTCGCTCCGCACGACTCCGGCGTGACCTCGGCGACCATCAACACCTCGCAGCAGGTGGGCGGTTCGATCGGCACGGCCCTGCTCAACACCATCGCCACCACCAGCAGCACCGCCTACGTCGCCGCCCACCTCACCGACCCGTCGAAGAAGGCCCTGATCGTCAGCGAGGGCGTCGTCCACGGCTACACGGTGGCCATCTGGTGGGCCGTCGGCATCATGCTCCTGGCCGGCCTGATCGCGGGCCTGATGGTGACGGCGAAGCCACCGAAGCAGGGCGCTCCCGCGGGAGCCCCGGTACCGGAGTCGGTGGCCTGA
- a CDS encoding pentapeptide repeat-containing protein, whose protein sequence is MARRATAGASGSGGSGGVRGAGGSRVKGARRPEVRLPPLEPHGGGELEPDGDYDGLEFLEADLAGQDGAGARFMDCALRSCALDETRLHHARFLDSVLTGIRGVGTDLAESTLRDVELIDARLGGVQLHGAALERVVIRGGKIDYLNLRTAVLKDVVFESCVLVEPDFGGARLERVEFVDCTLKGADLTAATLKDVDLRGAAVLEIARGIDRLAGAVISASQLLDLAPALAAEVGIRVEG, encoded by the coding sequence ATGGCGAGGAGAGCGACGGCTGGGGCGAGCGGGTCCGGTGGTTCCGGCGGTGTGCGCGGTGCGGGTGGCTCGCGGGTGAAGGGGGCGCGGCGGCCGGAGGTGCGGCTGCCGCCGCTGGAGCCGCACGGGGGAGGAGAGCTGGAGCCGGACGGGGACTACGACGGGCTGGAGTTCCTGGAGGCGGACCTCGCGGGGCAGGACGGGGCGGGGGCCCGTTTCATGGACTGCGCGCTGAGAAGCTGCGCGCTGGACGAGACCCGGCTGCACCACGCCCGCTTCCTCGACTCGGTCCTCACCGGCATACGGGGCGTGGGCACCGACCTGGCGGAGTCGACCCTGCGCGACGTCGAGCTGATCGACGCCCGCCTGGGCGGAGTGCAGTTGCACGGCGCGGCCCTGGAGCGCGTCGTGATCCGAGGCGGCAAGATCGACTACCTGAACCTGCGCACGGCGGTCCTGAAGGACGTCGTCTTCGAGAGCTGCGTCCTGGTGGAACCGGACTTCGGCGGCGCACGGCTGGAGCGTGTGGAGTTCGTGGACTGCACCCTCAAGGGCGCGGACCTCACGGCGGCGACCCTCAAGGACGTGGACCTGCGCGGCGCCGCGGTACTGGAGATCGCCCGGGGGATCGACCGGCTGGCCGGGGCGGTGATCAGCGCGTCACAACTGCTCGACCTGGCACCGGCGTTGGCGGCGGAGGTGGGGATCCGGGTGGAGGGGTGA
- a CDS encoding NAD(P)-binding protein, giving the protein MHRITVIGGGLAGLTAAISAAEAGAKVTVYEAHHTLGGRARTAEGPYRTNDGPHALYNGGPHWSWLQQRDLIGPLAPLPPLEAARLRLRHKGVLRRTPPFAMLKLLRRSAQQAPVDVDFLSWATAQAGEEGARAAAHYSAVALFHHDPGSLSAAFVQERLRRATKLPPEAHYPRGGWAGVVDRMAARAWNLGVRMETLSRVDTLPTDAPVVVATSLDAARRLLGDDSLTWPSGRTTLLDLALRTRRGDAFAVSDLDSPGWIERFTAQDRTLAPEGEQLLQGQIPIAPHETRADGVARAEQLLDLAFDGWRERVTWRRESVANGRTGAVDLPGTNWRDRPAVDRGDGVYLAGDQVAAPGVLSEVSFTSALTAVSLALGRNALDLKHA; this is encoded by the coding sequence ATGCACCGCATCACCGTCATCGGCGGCGGCCTCGCCGGGCTGACCGCGGCGATCTCCGCCGCCGAGGCGGGCGCCAAGGTCACCGTGTACGAGGCCCATCACACGCTCGGCGGCCGGGCCAGGACCGCCGAGGGGCCGTACCGCACGAACGACGGCCCGCACGCTCTCTACAACGGCGGCCCGCACTGGTCCTGGCTCCAGCAGCGCGACCTCATCGGCCCCCTCGCACCGCTCCCCCCTCTGGAGGCGGCCCGGCTGCGGCTGAGGCACAAGGGCGTACTGCGCCGCACCCCGCCCTTCGCGATGCTCAAGCTGCTGCGCCGCAGTGCCCAACAGGCTCCCGTCGACGTGGACTTCCTGTCCTGGGCCACCGCGCAGGCCGGCGAGGAGGGCGCCCGCGCCGCCGCCCACTACTCCGCCGTCGCCCTGTTCCATCACGACCCGGGCTCCCTGTCCGCCGCGTTCGTGCAGGAACGGCTGCGGCGTGCCACCAAGCTGCCGCCCGAGGCGCACTACCCGCGCGGCGGCTGGGCCGGCGTCGTCGACCGGATGGCCGCCCGCGCCTGGAACCTGGGCGTCCGGATGGAGACCCTGTCCCGCGTCGACACGCTGCCCACCGACGCCCCGGTCGTCGTCGCCACCTCCCTCGACGCGGCCCGGCGGCTCCTCGGCGACGACTCGCTGACCTGGCCGAGCGGCCGTACGACACTCCTCGACCTGGCCCTGCGCACCCGGCGGGGTGACGCCTTCGCCGTCTCCGACCTCGATTCCCCCGGCTGGATCGAACGGTTCACCGCCCAGGACCGCACCCTGGCACCCGAGGGCGAACAGCTCCTCCAGGGGCAGATCCCGATCGCCCCGCACGAGACCAGGGCGGACGGGGTCGCGCGCGCGGAGCAGCTGCTCGATCTCGCCTTCGACGGCTGGCGCGAACGCGTCACCTGGCGGCGCGAGTCCGTCGCGAACGGCCGTACGGGAGCCGTCGACCTGCCCGGCACGAACTGGCGCGACCGGCCGGCCGTCGACCGGGGCGACGGCGTGTATCTCGCGGGCGACCAGGTCGCGGCGCCCGGGGTGCTCTCGGAGGTCTCCTTCACCAGCGCGCTCACCGCCGTATCGCTGGCCCTCGGCCGGAACGCCCTTGACCTCAAGCATGCTTGA
- a CDS encoding M1 family metallopeptidase, with protein sequence MSRSAPLVPTALLLATALTACGGGVHGTPGGSGLRDPYFPKAGNGGYDVTHYDLDLAYDPDTSRLSGTATLTARATQDLSAFDLDLEGLDVEKVTVGGDEARWNRTGQELTVRPHDDLDEGSAFRVTVTYSGTPKTITDPDGSEEGWLPTEDGAVALGEPNGSMAWFPGNHHPSDKASYDLTITVPEGLQAVSNGELTASRTSGGRTTTTWHTAEPMASYLTTLAIGDYDIHRTTTPDGLPVYTAVDPAEADGSRKVLAQIPAVMKWAENTFGPYPFSSTGAIVDREGDAGYALETQNRPFFPGAPDTGTLVHELAHQWYGDSVTPKTWRDMWLNEGFATYAEWLWAEDHGGDSAQKTFDELYTHGEDVYDDLWSFPPGKPSSAAHLSDSPVYQRGAMVLHKIRQRLGDTAFRALLRHWPTTHRHGTADTDDFTTYVERLAPDEDFDPIWEQWLYGDGKPERA encoded by the coding sequence GTGTCCCGATCCGCGCCGCTCGTCCCCACCGCCCTGCTCCTCGCGACCGCCCTCACCGCCTGCGGCGGCGGAGTGCACGGCACCCCCGGCGGCTCCGGCCTGCGCGACCCGTACTTCCCGAAGGCCGGCAACGGCGGCTACGACGTCACCCACTACGACCTCGACCTCGCCTACGACCCCGACACCTCGAGGCTCTCCGGCACCGCGACCCTCACCGCCCGCGCCACCCAGGACCTCTCCGCCTTCGACCTCGACCTCGAAGGGCTGGACGTCGAGAAGGTCACCGTCGGCGGCGACGAGGCCCGCTGGAACCGCACCGGCCAGGAGCTGACCGTACGCCCGCACGACGACCTCGACGAGGGCAGCGCCTTCCGCGTGACCGTCACCTACTCCGGCACCCCGAAGACGATCACCGACCCGGACGGCTCCGAGGAGGGCTGGCTGCCCACCGAGGACGGCGCGGTGGCCCTCGGCGAACCGAACGGCTCGATGGCCTGGTTCCCCGGCAACCACCACCCCTCCGACAAGGCGTCCTACGACCTCACGATCACCGTGCCCGAGGGCCTCCAGGCCGTCTCCAACGGCGAGTTGACGGCGAGCCGGACCAGCGGCGGCCGTACGACCACCACCTGGCACACCGCCGAACCCATGGCGAGCTACCTCACCACCCTCGCGATCGGCGACTACGACATCCACCGCACCACCACCCCCGACGGCCTGCCCGTCTACACCGCCGTCGACCCGGCGGAGGCCGACGGCAGCCGGAAGGTGCTGGCGCAGATCCCCGCTGTGATGAAGTGGGCGGAGAACACCTTCGGCCCGTACCCCTTCTCCTCCACCGGCGCGATCGTGGACCGCGAGGGCGACGCCGGCTACGCCCTGGAGACCCAGAACCGCCCCTTCTTCCCCGGCGCCCCCGACACCGGGACCCTCGTCCACGAACTCGCCCACCAGTGGTACGGCGACTCGGTCACGCCGAAGACCTGGCGGGACATGTGGCTCAACGAGGGCTTCGCGACCTACGCCGAGTGGCTGTGGGCCGAGGACCACGGCGGCGACAGCGCCCAGAAGACCTTCGACGAGCTGTACACGCACGGCGAGGACGTCTACGACGACCTCTGGTCCTTCCCGCCCGGCAAGCCGTCGAGCGCCGCGCACCTCTCCGACAGCCCCGTCTACCAGCGCGGCGCGATGGTCCTCCACAAGATCCGCCAGCGGCTCGGCGACACGGCCTTCCGCGCCCTCCTCCGGCACTGGCCCACCACCCACCGCCACGGCACCGCGGACACCGACGACTTCACGACGTACGTCGAACGGCTCGCCCCCGACGAGGACTTCGACCCGATCTGGGAGCAGTGGCTGTACGGGGACGGGAAGCCGGAGCGGGCGTAG
- the arfB gene encoding alternative ribosome rescue aminoacyl-tRNA hydrolase ArfB — MSGPHVIRGSVSLPEAELMWRFSRSSGPGGQHVNTSDSQVELRFDLARTESLPDVWKQRALDKLAGRLVDGVVTVRSSEHRSQWRNRETAAVRLAALLAEATAPPPKPRRATRIPRGINERRLREKKQRSDTKRGRQGRDWG, encoded by the coding sequence ATGTCCGGTCCCCACGTCATCCGCGGCTCCGTCTCGCTCCCCGAGGCCGAGCTCATGTGGCGTTTCTCGCGCTCCTCCGGCCCCGGTGGCCAGCACGTCAACACCAGTGACTCCCAGGTGGAGCTGCGTTTCGACCTGGCCCGTACCGAGTCACTGCCCGACGTGTGGAAGCAGCGGGCGCTGGACAAGCTGGCCGGGCGGCTCGTCGACGGGGTCGTCACCGTCCGCTCCTCCGAGCACCGTTCGCAGTGGCGCAACCGCGAGACCGCCGCCGTACGCCTCGCCGCGCTCCTCGCCGAGGCCACCGCTCCGCCGCCCAAGCCGCGGCGGGCGACGCGCATCCCGCGCGGGATCAACGAGCGGCGGTTGAGGGAGAAGAAGCAGCGCTCGGACACCAAGCGGGGGCGGCAGGGACGGGACTGGGGGTAG
- a CDS encoding helix-turn-helix domain-containing protein: MDTQNPSAPARARSRNAGKNHPHTGGLIHDNARHTERFAVIGNHLTQHADLSLLAIGLACHIQSLPQGAHVDIKTLADRFPEGRDRIAASLRELETHGYLRRTRERLPSGRIITRTVSCNQPGHRGWAAESRTPAAPKHRQPPRKRLLPAVPQPGYPAPALLQQATDVLTGLRRHDPRLLLSATDTEHLAPGVAAWLERDLTPTAVRDALTAHLPTEPLHRPAALLAHRLAAQLPPLPPYRPPAPPPDVQHPFQTCDGCDRAFRSPTPGLCRDCRTPVATAA; the protein is encoded by the coding sequence ATGGACACGCAAAACCCTAGCGCGCCCGCGCGCGCCCGGTCCCGTAACGCGGGCAAGAACCACCCCCACACGGGTGGCCTGATCCACGACAACGCCCGCCACACCGAACGATTCGCGGTAATCGGCAACCACCTGACCCAGCACGCGGACCTCTCTCTGCTGGCGATCGGTCTGGCGTGCCACATCCAGTCGCTGCCCCAGGGCGCCCACGTCGACATCAAGACCCTCGCCGACCGGTTCCCCGAGGGCAGGGACCGTATCGCCGCCTCTCTACGGGAACTGGAAACCCACGGCTACCTCCGCCGCACCCGCGAACGCCTCCCCAGCGGCCGCATCATCACCCGCACGGTCTCCTGCAACCAGCCGGGTCACCGCGGCTGGGCCGCCGAAAGCCGCACCCCCGCTGCTCCGAAGCACCGGCAGCCGCCCCGCAAGAGACTCCTCCCCGCCGTACCACAACCGGGCTACCCCGCCCCCGCCCTCCTCCAGCAGGCCACCGACGTCCTGACGGGCCTCCGCCGCCACGACCCCCGTCTACTCCTCTCGGCCACCGACACGGAACACCTGGCCCCCGGAGTCGCCGCCTGGCTGGAACGGGACCTCACCCCCACCGCCGTACGAGACGCCCTGACCGCCCACCTCCCCACAGAGCCCCTGCACCGCCCGGCAGCCCTCCTGGCCCACCGCCTCGCCGCTCAGCTGCCACCCCTGCCCCCATACCGGCCTCCGGCCCCACCCCCGGACGTACAGCACCCGTTCCAGACCTGCGACGGCTGCGACCGCGCCTTCCGCTCACCGACTCCAGGACTCTGCCGTGACTGCCGCACTCCCGTCGCCACCGCCGCCTGA